GCGAGCCAAATATTATCTCCGTTGATCCACGCTTCATTATAGGTAGGAATCAACTCAGGATATAGTTTAAAATGATTACTTACTACCGTTCCTGCTAGGCCGTCCACAGTATCCCACCAAGATTTCGTTACAATTAATTGCTCATATACTTTTATCGCCTCACTGGGCTGTTTTTTACCGTAACGACTTAATAAATCAATCGCCACATACTGAAATTCACGCTCTTCTTCAGCAAATAAGGCTATCGTAAATCCAAGTAAATCTTGCGGCGCCCCATTTTCTTTCAAATATTCCGCTACCAATTTTTTTCGTTCACCGGCTCTAATCCCCAAAAAAGTAAATTGATTTTTCATGTAAGCTTCCATTGGCGGAGCATCTGTTAAAGAACGATGCGCACGAAATAACGTTTGAATATCTGTCATTCTGCTGTACCACCTGTTAAATAAGCGCGTTCTCGTTCAATACTACTCAAAAAATACTCCAAATCATCTGGATCCGGCCCAACACGTTTTCCCGTTTCCAGGCGATCAATTTTTTCCATATCACTGGCATCTAATTGGAAATAGGATAACCGTGAATTTTCTTCAATCCGACTAGAAGTAATTGACTTCGGAAAAATAATCGTATTGCGATTTAAATGCCATTGTAAAATAACTTGATCTACAGATGCTTGATGTTTTTTCGCAATTTCTGTAATAACTGGATTTTGCATTAATATCCCTTTTGCAAGCGGCGACCATGCAGCATGCGCAATATTCTGTTCCGCCAAATACTTACGAAGATCATTTTGCGGTAACAGTGGATGCGTTTCCACTTGATTTAAAACTGGTTTTTCATTTGCAGCAACCAATAAATCACTTAAATGATGTTGTTTGAAATTCGCAACCCCAATAGATTTAATTAATTTTTCGTCATGAAGCCGCTCCATCGCTCGCCATGAATCACGGTATTTCCCGGCAACTGGCCAATGAATTAAATACAAATCCAAATAATCCAATTTCAAATTTTGAAGTGTCCGTTCAAAGGCAAATAACGTTTCATCGTAGCCAAGGTCCCCGTTCCACACTTTCGAACTAATAAATAATTCTTCTCGCGAGACCGCACTATCTGCAATCGCTTGCCCAACAATTGCTTCATTATTATAAACTGCCGCCGTATCAAACAATCGATAACCTACTTCGATTGCCTTCTCCACAGCTCCAGCGATAAATTCTTGTTCTGTTACTTGAAATACACCAAGTCCAATATAAGGAATTGTCTCATTCCCCGGTAGTATCATTCTGTCTTGTAAAGTTTTTGTCAAAACGAAACCCTCCTCACGAAAACTGTTTTGTGAACTTTTTCTCTTAAATGAATTATACACTATTTTCGCAAATTTATATTTTAAAACCAGTATACCGAAATGCGCCTTACTCTCCTAATAAAAAGCCACAAAAATTCTACTTTTTTTATTCATTTAATGAAATACCTAAAAACAGCCATTGGAAACGCTGTCAGAACGTTTATTTGCAGAGCCATCAAAAAAAAGTTTCCTATTTATTCCCATCCTATGTTAGTATTAATTTGTGGTAAAGATCTATCAAGTTTTTTATTTGTTTTCGTTAACTTATCGTTAAGAAAAAAGCTCCCTTTTCAAAGTAAAAGCGAGCTGATTATTAATGACCAAAAATGATCGGGGGAATTAAGAAAATGGCTTTTAAAAATAAAAAAGACCGTTTTGCTTCGTTGTTGCATGACATTGCAGTAAATTTACATGAAGGTGCAAATTTCTTTGCAACTTACAACATTAATTCGGTGGAGGATTTACATACTTTCTCGAATAAAATCAAAGAATATGAAACAGCTGGAGACTCCATGGTTCACAAAATGATTATGGAACTAAACGACGCTTTCA
The sequence above is drawn from the Listeria monocytogenes genome and encodes:
- a CDS encoding aldo/keto reductase encodes the protein MTKTLQDRMILPGNETIPYIGLGVFQVTEQEFIAGAVEKAIEVGYRLFDTAAVYNNEAIVGQAIADSAVSREELFISSKVWNGDLGYDETLFAFERTLQNLKLDYLDLYLIHWPVAGKYRDSWRAMERLHDEKLIKSIGVANFKQHHLSDLLVAANEKPVLNQVETHPLLPQNDLRKYLAEQNIAHAAWSPLAKGILMQNPVITEIAKKHQASVDQVILQWHLNRNTIIFPKSITSSRIEENSRLSYFQLDASDMEKIDRLETGKRVGPDPDDLEYFLSSIERERAYLTGGTAE
- a CDS encoding DNA alkylation repair protein; this encodes MTDIQTLFRAHRSLTDAPPMEAYMKNQFTFLGIRAGERKKLVAEYLKENGAPQDLLGFTIALFAEEEREFQYVAIDLLSRYGKKQPSEAIKVYEQLIVTKSWWDTVDGLAGTVVSNHFKLYPELIPTYNEAWINGDNIWLARTAILFQLKYKEKTDVDLLFSNCEKWLDSKEFFIQKAIGWALRQYAKVDSGAVRQFVNSHSLAPLSRREALKHIGEA